In Capsicum annuum cultivar UCD-10X-F1 chromosome 7, UCD10Xv1.1, whole genome shotgun sequence, one genomic interval encodes:
- the LOC107877661 gene encoding class V chitinase CHIT5, whose translation MMPQSPAPAPIPLSMPPVPASVPYPDTPIPSPGPTPTPSGVKAAYWPSWLAEKVPSESIPTAYFTHIFNAFAVPDNTSFQLLISQADKQSMINFTSTIHSHSPATKVMLSIGGDTGSPILPNMTSCQDNRFAFIKSTIDVARSFGFDGLDLDWEFPVESEHMLNLALLLKEWRLAINIESLSTSKPPLILSAAVYFSPDSLLSGTFYPGEALSNYLDFLSPMCYNYQGSWDTSATGAPALLYDKSSNISTSYGISSWKQNGIPSTKLVMGIPLYGNTWKLKDPNDHGIGSPAVGVGPGAQGEMSYDEIVTFNSENNATIVYNNETVSTYSYAGTNWIGYDDTNSIKAKIKYAKAQGLGGYFFWALGFDSNWTLSETGKIHELLTFLDVDFKFYALTV comes from the coding sequence ATGATGCCTCAATCTCCAGCTCCAGCTCCTATTCCACTATCTATGCCTCCAGTCCCCGCCTCTGTACCATATCCTGATACACCCATTCCTTCTCCCGGACCTACACCTACACCTTCTGGCGTCAAAGCTGCATACTGGCCTTCTTGGCTAGCTGAAAAAGTTCCTTCAGAAAGCATCCCTACTGCATATTTCACTCATATTTTCAATGCGTTTGCTGTGCCTGATAACACATCATTCCAGTTGCTCATAAGCCAAGCTGACAAGCAATCAATGATTAACTTCACGTCCACCATCCATTCCCATAGCCCTGCAACGAAGGTCATGCTATCGATAGGAGGAGATACAGGTTCTCCAATACTCCCTAATATGACGAGTTGCCAAGATAATCGCTTTGCATTCATCAAATCAACAATTGATGTAGCCAGATCTTTCGGATTTGATGGCCTTGATCTTGATTGGGAATTCCCTGTCGAATCAGAACACATGCTGAATCTAGCATTGCTCCTCAAAGAATGGCGCCTCGCCATCAACATAGAGTCACTATCTACCTCCAAACCTCCACTCATCCTCTCAGCTGCCGTTTACTTCTCTCCTGACTCTCTCTTATCGGGTACATTTTATCCCGGAGAAGCTCTAAGCAACTATCTTGATTTCCTAAGCCCTATGTGCTATAACTACCAAGGTTCTTGGGACACTTCAGCAACTGGTGCTCCAGCCTTGTTATACGATAAGTCTAGCAATATTAGCACGAGCTACGGAATTTCATCCTGGAAACAAAATGGGATTCCTTCAACAAAGCTAGTCATGGGAATTCCCTTATATGGAAATACATGGAAATTGAAGGATCCAAATGATCACGGAATCGGCTCCCCTGCAGTAGGAGTTGGCCCTGGAGCTCAAGGAGAAATGTCATATGATGAAATAGTAACATTCAATTCGGAAAACAATGCCACAATAGTATACAATAACGAAACAGTTTCAACATATTCATATGCTGGAACAAATTGGATTGGCTACGATGATACTAATTCAATCAAAGCCAAGATTAAGTATGCTAAGGCTCAGGGTCTTGGTGGTTACTTTTTTTGGGCACTAGGCTTTGACAGCAACTGGACTCTATCTGAAACAGGTAAAATTCATGAACTTCTTACATTTTTAGACGTAGATTTTAAGTTCTACGCACTAACGGTCTAA
- the LOC124900005 gene encoding PE-PGRS family protein PE_PGRS16-like — translation MKGGEDGLVLGNGGIDGIGKPGIRGKDGELGKPGNAGTDSTAGTRVGDDGLVLGNGGSDGIGKPGIRGEDGKPGDPGNIDKPGTKGGDDGLVLGNGGIDSIGKMGREGADGGIAPGNGGTDGIGMVGTEGGGGELVLRGGGMTGGIGDAGADGAKLPGTSGLFKGGIGPDKGEVDTEA, via the coding sequence ATGAAAGGCGGGGAAGATGGACTAGTGCTTGGAAATGGAGGCATCGATGGCATAGGCAAGCCCGGAATTAGAGGCAAGGATGGTGAACTAGGCAAGCCTGGAAATGCAGGCACAGACAGTACAGCTGGAACTAGAGTTGGGGACGATGGACTAGTGCTTGGAAATGGAGGCAGTGACGGTATAGGCAAGCCTGGAATTAGAGGTGAGGACGGTAAACCAGGTGATCCTGGAAATATAGACAAGCCTGGAACTAAAGGTGGTGACGATGGACTAGTGCTTGGAAATGGAGGCATTGACAGTATAGGTAAGATGGGAAGAGAAGGAGCAGACGGTGGAATAGCGCCTGGAAATGGAGGCACGGATGGTATTGGAATGGTGGGAACAGAAGGTGGGGGTGGTGAACTAGTGCTCAGAGGTGGAGGCATGACCGGTGGTATAGGGGATGCAGGCGCGGATGGTGCAAAGCTCCCCGGGACTAGTGGCCTGTTTAAGGGTGGCATTGGACCAGACAAAGGTGAAGTAGACACCGAAGCATGA